In Mixophyes fleayi isolate aMixFle1 chromosome 4, aMixFle1.hap1, whole genome shotgun sequence, the following proteins share a genomic window:
- the MGAT4C gene encoding alpha-1,3-mannosyl-glycoprotein 4-beta-N-acetylglucosaminyltransferase C, with translation MRCFRKRSALPLLGILIFCLMFMNLYIEDEYVVEEDKRLRDASTPQFNSDQYGHTVKEFPNISSSINVTYRILAGIPISRKRFLTIGLSSVKRKKGNYLLETIKSVFEQSSYEELKEIAVVVHLAEFDLTWCESIVQDISRKFSHHIIAGRLAIIHTPVQFYPVLEGLKRNYNDPDARVKFRSKQNVDYAFLLNFCANLSDYYLMLEDDVRCSKNFLTAIKKVINSRKGSNWVTLEFSKLGYIGKLYHTHDLLRLAHFLLMFYQEMPCDWLLIHFRGLLAQKEAIRFKPSLFQHMGYYSSYKGAENKLKDDDFEEDSFDIPDNPSAVLSTNMNIFENYEVSRAYSSTEEYFWAKSPSTGDFYHIVFEKPIKISKIKVSTGTEDRQNDILHHGTLEVGERLVGSKKNKKCTTYLRLADFINGNFEMDNIYRKVLFNIDCIRILVTKNQNEWLIIKSIGVWTTEILNQ, from the exons ATGAGATGTTTTCGAAAACGTTCAGCATTACCTCTCCTGGGAATTCTAATCTTTTGTCTGATGTTTATGAATTTGTACATTGAAGATGAATATGTTGTA GAAGAAGATAAAAGGCTCAGAGATGCTTCAACTCCCCAATTCAACTCAGATCAATATGGCCACACAGTTAAAGAGTTCCCTAATATTTCATCATCTATAAATGTAACATATCGCATTTTAGCTGGAATACCAATATCAAGAAAAC GATTTCTTACAATTGGACTAtcatctgtgaaaagaaaaaaaggaaactaTTTGCTTGAAACGATCAAATCAGTATTTGAGCAGTCAAGTTATGAAGAACTGAAAGAAATAGCTGTAGTTGTTCATTTAGCAGAATTTGACCTAACCTGGTGTGAAAGCATAGTGCAAGATATATCAAGAAAATTCTCCCATCATATTATCGCTGGGAGGCTAGCAATTATTCATACTCCTGTACAGTTCTACCCTGTCTTGGAAGGTTTAAAAAGAAATTACAATGACCCTGATGCACGAGTCAAATTTAGATCTAAACAAAATGTTGATTATGCCTTTCTATTAAATTTTTGTGCTAATCTCTCGGATTATTATTTGATGCTCGAAGATGATGTCAGATGCTCCAAGAATTTTTTGACAGCAATTAAGAAAGTTATTAATTCAAGGAAAGGATCAAACTGGGTGACCTTGGAGTTTTCAAAGCTGGGATACATTGGCAAGCTATATCACACCCATGATCTGCTACGTCTAGCCCATTTTCTACTTATGTTCTACCAAGAAATGCCTTGTGATTGGTTGCTTATTCATTTTAGAGGCCTATTAGCTCAAAAAGAAGCAATTCGCTTTAAGCCATCTCTTTTTCAACATATGGGATATTATTCATCGTATAAAGGTGCTGAAAACAAACTCAAGGATGATGATTTTGAAGAGGACTCATTTGACATACCTGATAACCCATCTGCAGTTCTCAGCACAAATATGAACATATTTGAGAATTATGAGGTTAGTAGGGCATATAGTAGCACAGAAGAATATTTCTGGGCCAAATCACCTTCTACTGGTGACTTTTATCACATTGTGTTTGAGAAGCCTATCAAAATCAGCAAAATCAAAGTCAGCACAGGAACAGAAGATCGGCAAAATGATATCTTGCACCATGGTACTCTAGAGGTTGGAGAAAGATTAGTCGGgagtaaaaagaacaaaaaatgtaCCACTTACCTTAGGTTAGCTGACTTCATAAATGGAAACTTTGAAATGGACAATATATATCGTAAGGTCCTTTTTAATATTGACTGCATTCGAATTTTAGTGACTAAAAATCAAAACGAATGGCTAATTATTAAAAGTATAGGTGTATGGACTACTGAGATATTGAATCaataa